One segment of Papaver somniferum cultivar HN1 unplaced genomic scaffold, ASM357369v1 unplaced-scaffold_81, whole genome shotgun sequence DNA contains the following:
- the LOC113345205 gene encoding transcription factor MUTE-like, whose protein sequence is MAHIAVERNRRKLMNEHLKVLRSLTPCFYIKRGDQASIIGGVIEFVKELHQILQSLESKKRRKSLSSSPGPSPRSTLQLITQRPISPLPLPQDSSSPFATAGFPDDQHNSTTVVRDDHQLAGASCNSSVADVEAKISGSNVILRTVSRRIPGQVVKLIEILEKHSFEILHLNISSMEDTVLHSFVIKIGLECKLSVEELAVEVSESFNSTSK, encoded by the exons ATGGCTCATATAGCTGTTGAGAGAAACAGAAGGAAGTTAATGAATGAACATCTCAAGGTTCTTCGCTCCTTGACTCCTTGCTTCTATATCAAAAGA GGAGATCAAGCTTCGATAATAGGGGGTGTGATAGAATTCGTCAAGGAATTGCACCAGATTCTACAATCTTTAGAATCGAAGAAGCGGAGAAAGAGCTTAAGCTCTAGTCCTGGACCAAGTCCAAGGTCAACTTTGCAGCTAATAACTCAACGTCCTATTTCTCCTCTTCCATTACCTCAAGACAGTAGTAGTCCCTTTGCTACTGCTGGGTTTCCTGACGATCAGCACAATAGTACTACTGTCGTTCGAGATGATCATCAGCTTGCTGGGGCATCTTGCAACTCTTCGGTCGCGGATGTTGAAGCCAAAATATCGGGTTCAAATGTTATACTCCGGACGGTTTCAAGAAGAATTCCTGGACAAGTCGTTAAGTTAATTGAAATCCTGGAAAAACACTCGTTCGAGATACTTCATCTTAACATTAGTAGCATGGAAGACACTGTCCTACACTCCTTTGTTATTAAG ATTGGCCTTGAATGCAAACTTAGCGTGGAGGAATTAGCTGTGGAAGTTTCAGAAAGCTTCAACTCTACCTCGAAATAG